One part of the Lotus japonicus ecotype B-129 chromosome 2, LjGifu_v1.2 genome encodes these proteins:
- the LOC130736271 gene encoding uncharacterized protein LOC130736271: protein MEVESEHDGDGNPSGKPPEPTRRPTFKEKVLGKATIKKRKKVCNLVDVGIMKKDLIDGSSFFPMFDFKDDRSYEEIYKPWEDCLVVKLLGRHIGYKALCDRLKLLRKPSGCIEVRDILHGYFLMQFDLKEDRERAMVGVPWMIYDHYLAVKPWTPDFVAANSEISTTAVWIRIPGLGFQFYDESILLTLASAVGTLIRVDMNTVDMQRGKYARVCVEIDLNSPVLGRVGLHGVWYNIEYEGLHLLCAKCGCYGHLARQCTRERVPQPSTQPETTVKEPNEPPTAAVDTQQEVSPTETLETSQTMMEDATAGAKRAPINCPDSAHGEWQSVTRKAWKNSSSNQKKQVAGNQHVTHANSGFQAGKKGKEQQNTQFAIQNISSGATQKPGSQGTPNTRMIGNKKIFVFGDGTMSTLNLQHKEVASFWRSVGYELCGCSEATGHRGGIWVLASIERSFAVQIVDIHSQVVSVSIIVNNRAWVCSAVYASPNPLREELWAHLTTLRQQVLQSWLAAGDFNEIISPAEVTGGEFCQMRANRMLAMLEACEFIDLGATGNQFTWERRHNGRRIVAKHLDRAIGDVSWRHTFPEAYVEHLERVYSDHCPILIRCNAPIGDRSHRPFRFLAAWSTHPSYEPLIRDTWRKPPPTLMGKLENIRVASLNFNTNVFGNIIRRKKLVERRLQGLQRELEAQETESFLRLEKELQDEYEQILIQEELTWYQKSRERWVKLGDRNTKFFHLQTVIRRKRNKIHGIFVGDTWYVEIT from the exons ATGGAGGTTGAGAGCGAACATGACGGCGACGGCAACCCTAGTGGCAAGCCGCCGGAGCCCACACGACGGCCAACGTTTAAGGAAAAAGTTCTCGGGAAAGCTACaataaagaagagaaagaaagtatGCAATCTGGTGGATGTCGGCATCATGAAGAAAGACCTGATTGATGGGAGCAGTTTCTTCCCGATGTTTGACTTTAAGGACGATCGTTCTTATGAGGAAATCTACAAGCCTTGGGAGGATTGTTTGGTTGTGAAACTTCTAGGAAGGCACATAGGCTACAAGGCACTGTGTGATCGTCTAAAGCTGTTACGGAAACCATCAGGATGTATCGAGGTCCGAGATATTCTCCATGGTTACTTTCTGATGCAATTTGACTTGAAGGAGGATCGTGAACGTGCGATGGTGGGTGTCCCCTGGATGATCTATGATCATTACCTTGCTGTCAAGCCATGGACGCCAGATTTTGTGGCTGCGAATTCAGAGATCAGTACTACTGCTGTATGGATACGCATCCCGGGCCTAGGTTTTCAGTTCTATGATGAGAGTATTCTATTGACCCTAGCGTCTGCGGTTGGAACCCTTATTCGAGTTGACATGAACACAGTCGATATGCAGCGCGGGAAGTATGCTCGGGTCTGTGTAGAGATCGATTTGAATAGCCCCGTCTTGGGGAGGGTAGGGTTACATGGAGTATGGTACAACATTGAATACGAGGGACTACACTTGTTATGCGCCAAGTGTGGTTGCTATGGTCACCTTGCCCGACAGTGCACCAGAGAAAGGGTTCCCCAACCTAGCACGCAGCCGGAGACAACCGTGAAAGAGCCTAATGAGCCCCCAACGGCGGCAGTCGACACTCAGCAGGAGGTTAGCCCTACTGAAACCCTAGAAACGAGCCAAACAATGATGGAAGACGCGACTGCCGGCGCGAAACGCGCACCCATTAATTGCCCCGATTCTGCACATGGGGAATGGCAATCAGTTACGCGTAAAGCATGGAAAAATTCAAGTTCTAACCAAAAGAAGCAGGTTGCGGGAAATCAGCACGTAACGCATGCAAATAGCGGATTCCAAGCGGGGAAGAAAGGAAAGGAGCAACAAAATACTCAATTTGCCATTCAAAATATCTCAAGTGGGGCCACTCAG AAGCCTGGCAGCCAGGGAACACCAAACACCAGGATGATTGGTAACAAAAAGATCTTTGTGTTTGGCGATGGGACAATGTCAACTCTCAATCTGCAACATAAAGAAG TCGCCTCCTTTTGGAGGAGTGTGGGTTATGAATTGTGTGGTTGCTCTGAAGCAACTGGGCATCGTGGTGGCATCTGGGTTCTTGCTTCCATAGAAAGATCCTTTGCTGTCCAGATTGTGGATATTCACTCACAAGTGGTGTCTGTCTCTATTATTGTTAATAATAGAGCTTGGGTCTGTTCGGCCGTGTATGCAAGCCCTAACCCCTTGAGGGAGGAACTATGGGCACATTTAACCACTCTTCGACAACAAGTTCTTCAATCGTGGCTTGCTGCAGGAGACTTCAATGAGATTATATCTCCGGCAGAGGTTACTGGTGGGGAATTCTGTCAGATGAGGGCCAATCGTATGCTGGCTATGTTAGAGGCCTGCGAGTTTATTGATTTAGGAGCGACTGGAAATCAATTCACATGGGAGAGGAGACATAATGGACGACGTATTGTTGCAAAACACTTGGACAGGGCCATTGGCGATGTTTCATGGCGCCATACATTTCCTGAGGCCTATGTTGAGCACTTAGAACGGGTATATTCTGATCACTGTCCCATTCTAATTCGTTGTAATGCTCCAATTGGGGATCGTTCACACCGGCCGTTCCGGTTCCTAGCGGCTTGGTCCACACATCCGTCTTATGAGCCCTTGATACGTGATACTTGGAGGAAGCCACCTCCTACTTTAATGGGGAAATTGGAGAACATTCGGGTTGCTTCTCTAAATTTCAATACCAACGTTTTTGGCAACATTATTAGGAGGAAGAAGCTTGTAGAGCGCCGCTTGCAAGGCCTGCAACGTGAGCTGGAGGCCCAAGAGACGGAATCCTTCCTCCGGTTAGAGAAAGAATTACAGGATGAGTATGAACAGATCCTCATTCAAGAAGAGTTAACATGGTATCAGAAATCCCGAGAGCGGTgggtgaagcttggtgatcgtAATACTAAATTCTTCCACCTTCAAACTGTGATACGTCGGAAGAGAAATAAGATCCATGGAATATTTGTTGGTGATACTTG GTATGTAGAAATCACGTGA